A DNA window from Daucus carota subsp. sativus chromosome 3, DH1 v3.0, whole genome shotgun sequence contains the following coding sequences:
- the LOC108207151 gene encoding uncharacterized protein LOC108207151, with product MDKSWLKADRRTKEFQRGVDELLLFAFENGFDENKISCPCLKCAHSKSWKAKTVKCHLFENGIDQTYTRWIWHGELNTESVSPAEETASSDSVDQIPINAENNDSDDDVSLDSSDFFNHVKSEHEPLYPGCEGFTKMKALVKLYNLKAKYQVSDACFSELLLLVGSMLPKGNHFPSSFSEAKKSLCALGMEYEKIHVCPNDCLLYRGERDEDETSCRICQASRWKLNKKGEELEGVPAKVLWYFPLIPRLRTLFNSPQIAKNMIWHDTGRIKDGKLRHPADSKTWKDVDEKWPEFSSDSRNVRLALSSDGFNPFYSTNVDYSCWPVLMSIYNLPPWLCMKRRYIMLCLLISGPKEPGNDIDVFLQPLIEDLQKLWTGKQVYDAYKKEYFLLRGILLWTISDNPAYGNLSGNIVKGYNACPVCVDGTKATRLANYRKCVVMRHRRWLPRAHPYRRKKEDFDNIVEKGTAPIPLTGEEVLQRTKHLKGHVFGKTQRQPRFKKGDVRPIFKKVSIFFELEYWKFLPVRHVLDVMHIEKNICEALLGTMLNIPKKTKDKESVRLDMAEMGIRTELRPKNPGRKEKLPLASWNLTHSEKKVVCSSFLGMKLPDGFCSNIRSLVSMETLRLTGMKSHDCHMILHHLLPIAIRSSLQKQVRNTVIRFCLFFKAICSKVIEVDKLEKMQSQLVETLCHLEKYFPPSLFDVMFHLSVHLVREVELCGPIFLRWMYPFERYMKTFKGYIRNRARAEGCIAEAYIAEEAVECLVNHEEATVGIPKNRNDAVCRPLSGASVITPSDNDLHLAHLCVLQNTASVRPYFNEHMCFLMTKYPENENNEMWLKNKQNETFPEWFKEKIASNFLDEMEISQEIRWIADGPNKDVPTFNGYKMDGITFSTKDRDDTRNVQCSGVCVQADTMVVQGKDQIVEHASPTFYGVIIGIWELDYNNFRIPIFRCNWIDMNRGTKVDDLGYTLVNLNRLGFFNDPFVLAKHVKQVCYIDDPLDKLWSVVLKLPEKNYHEDNDEENEGSVEVELENEFFIPNLPDVDLDEATTSYMRDVDELIQLL from the exons ATGGACAAGTCTTGGTTGAAGGCTGATAGAAGAACAAAGGAATTTCAAAGAGGAGTAGATGAACTATTGTTGTTTGCATTTGAGAACGGATTTGATGAAAACAAAATCAGCTGCCCGTGTTTAAAATGCGCACATAGTAAATCTTGGAAAGCTAAAACAGTGAAGTGCCATCTTTTTGAAAATGGAATTGATCAGACCTACACTCGTTGGATTTGGCATGGTGAATTAAATACGGAAAGTGTATCTCCCGCTGAAGAGACGGCCAGTTCTGATTCTGTGGACCAAATCCCTATCAATGCAGAGAataatgatagtgatgatgatgtttCTCTTGATTCCTCAGATTTCTTTAACCATGTTAAATCTGAACATGAACCACTTTATCCGGGATGTGAAGGATTTACAAAGATGAAGGCTTTAGTGAAGTTGTATAACTTGAAAGCAAAATACCAAGTATCGGATGCTTGCTTCTCTGAACTTCTTCTACTGGTTGGATCTATGCTTCCGAAAGGCAACCATTTTCCTTCTTCATTCAGCGAGGCTAAGAAAAGCTTGTGTGCTCTTGGAATGGAGTATGAAAAAATTCACGTGTGTCCAAATGATTGTTTATTATACCGAGGAGAAAGAGATGAAGATGAGACAAGTTGTCGTATCTGTCAAGCATCTAGATGGAAGTTGAACAAAAAAGGAGAAGAATTGGAAGGGGTTCCGGCAAAGGTTCTATGGTATTTTCCGTTAATACCACGTTTGAGGACTTTATTCAATTCTCCTCAAATAGCTAAAAATATGATTTGGCATGACACGGGGAGAATAAAAGATGGTAAATTAAGACATCCGGCAGATTCAAAAACATGGAAGGATGTCGATGAAAAGTGGCCCGAGTTTTCTTCAGATTCTAGAAATGTCCGGTTAGCTTTATCCTCGGATGGATTCAATCCTTTTTATAGCACAAATGTTGATTACTCTTGTTGGCCAGTTTTGATGTCAATATATAATCTCCCACCATGGCTTTGTATGAAAAGGAGGTACATCATGCTATGTTTATTGATATCCGGACCAAAAGAACCCGGCAATGATATCGATGTGTTCCTTCAACCACTTATTGAAGATTTACAAAAGTTATGGACCGGAAAACAAGTTTATGACGCATACAAGAAGGAGTACTTTTTGCTGCGAGGCATTTTATTATGGACAATTAGTGACAATCCAGCCTATGGTAACCTTTCAGGGAACATTGTAAAAGGGTATAATGCGTGTCCTGTTTGCGTTGATGGAACAAAAGCAACAAGGCTGGCTAATTACCGTAAGTGCGTGGTCATGAGGCATCGGAGGTGGTTGCCCCGTGCACATCCATATCGCAGGAAGAAAGAAGATTTTGATAACATTGTGGAAAAGGGAACTGCCCCTATTCCATTAACCGGGGAGGAGGTGCTTCagagaacaaaacacttaaaGGGTCATGTCTTTGGTAAGACACAACGCCAACCtcgattcaagaaaggtgatgtTCGACCTATTTTTAAGAAggtttctatattttttgaacTTGAGTATTGGAAGTTTCTGCCGGTTAGACACGTTCTCGATGTGATGCACATCGAGAAAAACATTTGCGAAGCTTTACTTGGTACTATGCTTAATATACCCAAGAAGACAAAAGATAAGGAATCTGTCCGGCTAGACATGGCTGAAATGGGAATAAGAACGGAGCTAAGGCCAAAAAATCCCGGGAGAAAGGAGAAGTTACCATTGGCATCTTGGAATTTAACTCATTCGGAAAAAAAAGTAGTTTGCTCATCATTTCTTGGCATGAAGTTGCCTGATGGCTTTTGTTCAAATATTAGAAGTTTAGTTTCAATGGAAACTCTTCGACTTACTGGAATGAAATCTCACGACTGCCATATGATCTTGCATCACTTGCTCCCAATTGCGATACGATCGTCACTGCAAAAACAGGTCAGAAACACTGTCATCAGGTTTTGTCTCTTTTTTAAGGCAATTTGCAGTAAAGTTATTGAGGTTGATAAGTTGGAGAAAATGCAATCCCAGCTGGTGGAAACTTTGTGCCACCTTGAAAAGTACTTCCCCCCTTCCTTGTTTGATGTGATGTTTCATCTCTCGGTCCATCTTGTACGAGAAGTAGAGCTTTGTGGACCAATTTTTTTGAGGTGGATGTATCCATTTGAGAGATATATGAAGACATTTAAAGGGTATATAAGAAATCGGGCTCGCGCAGAAGGTTGCATAGCTGAGGCCTATATTGCAGAAGAAGCTGTTGAGTGTTTGGTGAACCATGAGGAGGCTACTGTTGGGATACCAAAAAATAGGAATGATGCTGTTTGTAGGCCATTATCTGGTGCATCAGTTATAACTCCGAGCGACAATGATTTGCATTTAGCCCATTTATGTGTTTTACAAAATACGGCTTCGGTTAGGCCATATTTTAA TGAACACATGTGTTTTTTGATGACCAAATATCcggaaaatgaaaataatgaaatgTGGCTAAAGAATAAGCAAAATGAGACATTCCCAGAATGGTTCAAAGAAAAG ATTGCTTCAAATTTTCTCGACGAAATGGAGATATCACAAGAAATCAGATGGATCGCAGATGGGCCCAATAAGGATGTCCCTACATTCAATGGTTACAAAATGGATGGGATTACCTTTAGCACCAAAGATCGTGATGATACACGTAATGTTCAGTGCAGTGGCGTGTGTGTTCAAGCCGATACCATGGTTGTGCAGGGGAAGGATCAAATTGTTGAGCATGCCTCGCCTACATTTTATGGAGTGATAATAGGTATATGGGAGTTAGACTATAACAACTTTAGGATCCCTATTTTTCGTTGTAATTGGATTGATATGAATAGAGGGACTAAGGTAGATGACTTGGGTTATACTTTGGTTAATTTGAATAGGTTGGGGTTTTTTAATGATCCATTTGTGTTAGCAAAACACGTTAAACAAGTATGTTACATAGATGATCCTCTTGATAAATTATGGTCCGTGGTGTTGAAATTACCCGAGAAAAACTATCATGAGGACaatgatgaagaaaatgaggGATCCGTGGAAGTAGAACTTGAGAATGAGTTCTTTATACCAAATTTGCCGGATGTTGATTTAGACGAGGCAACAACTAGTTATATGCGAGACGTAGATGAACTAATTCAACTTTTATga